Sequence from the Candidatus Limnocylindria bacterium genome:
ATTTCGCCGTCGACCCGCGACCCGGGTCGCCGCGGGTGCGCGTGGAGGGTCGCAACACGCCGATGGTCGTCACCGCCGGCGGGCCGCGCGGCTTCGGCGCCGTCGGCGCCGTCCCGCTGGACGGGTTCTCGCCAGGCGAGCACCGCGCCGAGGTCTTCGTGCGGCTCGCGGATGGCACCGATGCGATGGTGGGAGCAACGACCTTCCTCGTGTCGCACCCCGAGTACGTCGTCTGGACGCTCGACTTCGAGGGCGATGCCGCGGGTGACGCCGAGATGGCGAACACCGCGGCGATCGCGGATGCCATCGGCGTGCCGATGACGCTCATGTGGAATCCGCGGGTGTGGACCACAACACAGGTCAGCGCCTCGCGCGCCGACGCGATGCTCGCCTGGACAAAGCTCCGGGCGTCGAAGGGCGACGAGATCGCGCTCCACTTGCATATGTGGACCGACTTCGTTCGAGCCGCCGGCCTCGTGCCGCGCACCGCGCCGAACTGGGCAGGCCGCAGCGATGGCTACGACGTGCCGATTACCGCATTCGACGAAGCCGAGACGCGAACGCTCGTCGAGTACTCGCTCCGACTCTTCGCGGACCACGGCCTGCCGAAGCCGACGTCATTCCGCGGCGGCGGTCTGTTCGCGAACGCGGCGAACCTTCGCGCGGTCGCAGCGCTCGGGTTCACTGCGGACTGCAGCGCCACACCGGCTGGGCCGTTCGGTCAACTGCAGCTCCCGTGGACGCTGGCGTCCGACGCGCAGCCCTATTACCCAGCCCGCGATGACGCCAACAGTGCCGGAGATCTGAGTCTGCTCGAGGCGCCGACGATCGCGGGCAACACGTACGGTCACAGCGTGTCGTCGATCGCGGCGGTCGCGGCGGCCGACCTGCGAAAGATCGCCGCGCCGGGCCAGCCGGCGGCGCAGCGACGGGCACTCACTATCGTGAGCCATCCCGGAACGATCGACGCGACGGAGCGCGCCGCGATCGAGACGCTGTTCCGCGCCCTCGACCCCTACCGCTACGACCGCGACGCCGGACCGCTCCGCTTCGTCACCCTCGCGCAGCTCGCGAAGGCGTACGCCCGCTAGCCCCCCGGTATCGGCGTCGGCGCCGGCTGGCCGGGCAGATCCGACGCAGCCACAGGAACGACAGCGACCTCGGGCGGCTGCTCTTCCTTCTTCATGAGGTCGGACATCTTCGGCAGGTTCACCGGACGCCGGACGAACTCTTTCGCCATCTCGGGGTTCGACAGGTCGGCAGCCGCGAAGATCTCGTCCAGCTCGGGACCGATGAGCTCGCCACGCTGGAGCAGCTGGCCGGCGATCGCGTGTACGGCGTACTCCTTCTCGCGAATGAGCCGCTTGGTCTCCTCGAAGAGACCCTCGAGCAGCTTGTCGGCGAGCGAGAGCACCTGGGGCGGCGCGCCCGCGGCGCTCGGCGGGAATGCGAGGAGCGTCGATCCCATGCCCCACGTGCCCACGTATGCGATCGCGCGGTTGGTCGCATTCCGCAGGTCCGACGAGGCGTTCGCCGTCTTCGTGTGCAGGATGATCTCTTCGACGGCCCGGGATCCGAGCGACACCATGATGTCGTTCTCGACCTCTTCGGCGTGGAGCTGGTGGCGCTCGAGCTTCGGCGTGGGCATGACGACGCCGTACGCGTCACCCATGCGGATGATCGAGGCCTTCTGGATGCGGTCGTCCTTGTTGAGGTAGTGCGAGGCGATCGCGTGGCCGGCTTCGTGGTAGGCGATGGTGCGCCGGTCGTGCGCCGACATGCTGAGGATCGGCTGCTTGATGCCGAGCAGTCGCGCGTCGCGGGCGGTGAGCCAGTCCTTGTAGGTGAGGAATTCGCGTCCCGCGTCGTGCGCGACGATGAGCGCCTCGTTGATGACGGTCTTCAGCTCGATCGGTGTCCAGCCGATGGAGTCCGCGACCATGAGCTCGACCGGGATCTCGGGGTCGTGCGCCTTGAGGCGCAGGTAGTGCTGGAGGATGTCCTTGCGGCCTTCGCCGTCGGGCTCGTAGACCATGAGCTTGCGGTCGAGACGGCCGGCACGCACCAGCGCCGGGTCGAGCACGTCGGGCCGGTTGGTCGCGCCGATGACGAACACCACGGGCTTCGGCGGCACGGGGCCGCGGACGATGCCGAGCCACCGCGCGATCTTGTACTTCATGCGGTCTTCGACGTGCTTCCCGAGCGAGTCCATCTGGTTGAGCATCGTGTTCAGGGCCAGGCCGCGGCCGCCCATCATGCCCATCGGGCCCATCATTCCTTGCTGCTGGCCGCCGGACATGCCGCCGCGGGACAGCCCGACCGAGTCGAGCTCGTCAAGGAAGAGGATGCAGCAGCCGGGCTGCCCGGGCGTCGCGTACTTGCGCGCGAGGCCACGTGCCTTGCGGAACAGTGAGATCACGATGAGGGCGTCCACGCCCATCCACATGCTCGAGAGGCTCGAAGCGTCGACGTAGATGAACGGCAGGTTCGCCTCGGCCGCCATGACGCCCGCGAGGAACGTCTTGCCGGTGCCGGGCGGGCCCGCGAGCAGCATGCCCTGGGGCATCTCGCCGCCGCGGTCCTGGAACGTCTTCACGCCCTTCAGGATCCGGACCAGGCTCTTCGCGTGGTCGAGCAGGTCTGGCTGACCGCGGTAGTTCTCGAATGAGAGCCCGATCTGCGGCTTGTCAGGCGTGACCGTGTAGGTGCGCGGGCGCGACATGAACCACATCAGCGCCCCGAACTGCACGATCATCATGAACGAGTAGAAGAGCAGCAGGACGAGCAGCTGCGGCGCCTGCCCGATCATGTCGAGGATCCCCTGGAAGATGCCGCGGATGCCGTACAGGCCGATCGCGCCACCCACCACGATGAACAGGATCAGCAGGCGTTTCTTGTTGTGATCAAGCACGTACGCGGTGTTGCCGAGTGCCGTCTGCATGCTCGCCACCTAGTTCACCCCAACGATCTGGTCGCCGGTCACGCGAAGGACGAATCCGACGAGGACGTCCGTACCATCGCTGGTCCGACCGCCCGCGACGTATGCGGCGAGAGTGCGACCGTTCTTCTCCACCGCGCCCACGAACTTCATACTTCGGATGTCCGTCAAAGGTTGAATCGCGGTCTGAAGCTGCTGCAAGACTTGCATGTCGAGCTCGTTGGCCAGCGCCTTCGCGTCGTCGCTCGCCAGAGCACGAGCGACGTCGGCCGTGACCGCCGGTTCGGACGACCTCGGCAGACTGGTGTACGGATTCGCGTCGGCGCCTTTGTCGGTGAGGGCGTACAGCGAAACTCCCGCCACCAGACCGCCGAGGAACGTAGCGAGGATCAGAGCCGCGCGGGCGCTGTTCATCGCTCCGCTCCCGGGAGCGGCGGTGTGCATCGGACCGCCCACAGGCGCGACGGCGCTACTCAACGCGCACCACCTTGCCGCCGACGATCGTGAGCGCCAGCGGGAAGAACTGGTACTGCCCGCTGCCGGCCTGCAGCTCGACCGCGTAGATGTGGACGCTGAGCCGTCCGGACGAGATGCCGCCGAGGTACGTCACCGAGAGCGGTTTCACATCCTGCGCCTGCTGTGACGCGTTCTGCTGATCGAGCGCACGAGAGACGACGTCGCTCGCCGGTCGCAGCTGTGAGAGGCTGTCGGCCTCACGCTTGAGCAAGGCCATCATGTACTTGTGGGCGTCGTTCGATTCGCCGCCCCCGCCGAGGATCCCTGAGTCGGCAACGAGCGTCGTGGCGAAGGCCGTACCTGCGTATCCCATGAGACCGCCGACGAGCAGCATCGCCATCGCCGTGC
This genomic interval carries:
- a CDS encoding AAA family ATPase — encoded protein: MQTALGNTAYVLDHNKKRLLILFIVVGGAIGLYGIRGIFQGILDMIGQAPQLLVLLLFYSFMMIVQFGALMWFMSRPRTYTVTPDKPQIGLSFENYRGQPDLLDHAKSLVRILKGVKTFQDRGGEMPQGMLLAGPPGTGKTFLAGVMAAEANLPFIYVDASSLSSMWMGVDALIVISLFRKARGLARKYATPGQPGCCILFLDELDSVGLSRGGMSGGQQQGMMGPMGMMGGRGLALNTMLNQMDSLGKHVEDRMKYKIARWLGIVRGPVPPKPVVFVIGATNRPDVLDPALVRAGRLDRKLMVYEPDGEGRKDILQHYLRLKAHDPEIPVELMVADSIGWTPIELKTVINEALIVAHDAGREFLTYKDWLTARDARLLGIKQPILSMSAHDRRTIAYHEAGHAIASHYLNKDDRIQKASIIRMGDAYGVVMPTPKLERHQLHAEEVENDIMVSLGSRAVEEIILHTKTANASSDLRNATNRAIAYVGTWGMGSTLLAFPPSAAGAPPQVLSLADKLLEGLFEETKRLIREKEYAVHAIAGQLLQRGELIGPELDEIFAAADLSNPEMAKEFVRRPVNLPKMSDLMKKEEQPPEVAVVPVAASDLPGQPAPTPIPGG